GCCATAAAGAGCATTTTGTTATGTTGTTGAGTATTTATGTCATGAGTCGTTTTTACAGATATTCCCAGTGGGTTTTTTGTCGTATAAAAATGACCAGCATCTTCATATCAGATGCTGGCCATTTTTGCTCACCCCGCCGGTACCTGCACCGCCAGCCGTTCGCTGATGCCGAACTCTTCGGTGAGCAGACGCTGCTGCTGGCTGTGGGATAGCGGGCGACGGGTTTCATGGCCGTCCGCGTGGCGCACGATATACTCGCCTTTAACAATGCCGCTAATCGAGTCGGCATGCAGCGCGCGGATCAGCGTTGAGGCGAAAAAGTGGCTGTAGTCGAGGTGGCGCAGGGTCTCACGCTGGTCCAGCACCTCCTCGGCGGAGGCGTTCAGGTGGTACAGGCGGCAGTCGACCGGCGGGCGGCCCAGCGGTCGCCAGGTGATGCACCAGCTGCCGTCGCTAAAATGTACGCCGCTTTGCCACAGCGGATGCTCCAGCGAGTGAGGCTTTAACGGCAGCGGCTCACCGAGCATCAGCGGCGGGTCAAAAATTAGCGGCTGGTCGTCCACGTCGGCAATCAGCGTGCCGTGATAATAGAGCGATCCTTCCTGCCCCGGCATCTGCACCGTCGACATCGCGTAGCGCAGGGTAAAGCCACAGTCGCTGAGCAGGGCGTGCAGCGCGACCTGGAACTCCCAGCAGGTGCCGCCCACGCCGTCGCTCAGCCAGTCGGTAAAAAAACGCTCGGGAGCAATCAGCGGCGGCAGCTCGGCCGGCCGTGCGGCAAGCTGGATGCGCCGGCGCAGATTATCGTAGGGAATATGGCGGCTACAGACCTGATACAGAGCGTCAAGACTCTGGCGATCTGCTGCCGGGTAATGGGTCATACCCAGTTTTTCCAGCACCTTTTCGCTCAGGGCCGTGGGCAGGACGGGGGGGCTGATGCGCATTCTGCATGCTCCTTTGGGCTAATGTTCAGGGGTTGCTGTTTTTATGTACGGTTCCATTAATTAACCCGTTCGCATCTGGGGGACAATCGTAAACGCCTGAATTTCTGCCGGCTCTGCGGCCGCGTCGCTCTCCGGTGAGCAGCACCGGAGAGCATCAATGCAAAAAAGACAGCCGCAGGATGCGGCTGTCTTTTTAGTTAACCGGCGGTAAAACGTACCGGTGCAGATGGGGGAATGGCTTACAGCTCCGCGCCGTTGCTGGCGATCACCCGCTGATACCAGCCGAAGCTTTTCTTCTTCGAACGGGCCATCGTGCCGCTGCCATCGTCGTTTTTATCCACGTGGATAAAGCCGTAACGCTTGTTGTACTGGCCGGTGGTAAAGGAGACGCAGTCAAGGCAGCCCCACGGCGTGTAGCCCATCAGATCGACGCCATCTTCCAGCACCGCGATCTTCATCTGCTCGATGTGCGCCTGCAGGTAAGCGATGCGGTAGTCATCGTTGATCTGGCCGTCGGCCTCCACCGTATCGTAGGCACCAAAGCCGTTTTCAACGATAAACATCGGCTTCTGGTAGCGCTCATAGAAGGCGTTCAGCGTATAGCGCAGGCCTACCGGGTCAATCTGCCAGCCCCAGTCGGAGGCTTTAACGTGCGGATTTGGCCGGCTGCCGAGGAAACCTTCGATATGGCGGCCGCCGTCGCTGTCCTTCGCCGAGTACTGCACCGCATTGCTCATGTAGTAGCTGAAGCCGAGGTAGTCGGCGCAGCCTTCGCGCAGCGCCTGCTCGTCGCCAGGCTGCATCTCAATGTGGTAGCCCTTGCGCTGCCACTCCTTCAGGATGTAGGACGGGTAGTAGCCGCGCAGGTGCACGTCGCCGAACAGGTAACGTTCGCGCATCGACTCCTGGGCAAACATCACGTCGTCCGGGTGGCACGACCACGGGTAGAGCGGCACGATCGCCAGCATACAGCCGATCTGCAGGTTGGGGTTGATCTGATGGCCGAGTTTGACCACCTGAGCGCTGGCCACGAACTGGTGGTGCAGCACCTGGTACATCGCCTGTTCCGGCTTTTCGTGGTCGTTGAAAATCACTCCGGAGTTGCAGTAGCCGAACAGCGGGTAGCGCCAGTTACGCTGGTTGTTGATCTCGTTAAAGGTCATCCAGTACTTCACTTTGTGCTGGTAGCGCTGCAGCACCACCTCGCTGTAGCGCACAAAGAAGTCGACCACTTTACGGTTCAGCCAGCCGCCGTACTCTTTTACCAGGTGCTGCGGCATCTCGAAGTGGGAGAGGGTGATGACCGGTTCAATGTTGTACTTCAGCAGCTCGTCGAACAGGTCGTCGTAGAACTGCAGGCCCGCTTCGTTTGGCTGCTGCTCGTCGCCGTTCGGGAAGATGCGCGTCCAGTTAATCGAGGTGCGGAAGCACTTAAAGCCCATCTCGGCGAACAGCGCGATATCTTCTTTATAGCGGTGGTAAAAATCCACCGCCAGGTGGTTCGGGTAGTGGTGCGCCGGGTCGATGCCGTCGGTGATCACCCGATCCACGCCGTGCGCGCCGCCGGAGAGCACGTCAACGATGCTTGGCCCTTTGCCGCCTTCGTTCCAGCCGCCTTCAACCTGATGCGCCGCAACCGCGCCGCCCCACAGAAAATCTTTTGGTAACTGCTGTGACATAATCCTTTCCTTTATTCTGACTGGTGAGATTAACAACGTCGTCAATACGGCAAAATTGCCGTGACATCGCTGGCGTTGCCGCCGGTGCCGGGCTGAAGGTCTCAGAGCGGACAGTAACGGCGTTCCGCCAGCGTAAGTAGCGGGGCGGTTAAGCCCCGGTGAATCAGTATTCGATCTCTTTGTTCAGGTCCGCGCCGTTGGTCTTAATCACCCGCTGGTACCAGCTGAAGCTTTTCTTACGGTAGCGCGCCAGATCCTTCAGATCGTGCTCGTCGCGGTTGACGTAGATAAAGCCGTAGCGTTTGCTGATCCCCTGATGGGTGCTGACCAGGTCGATCGCCGACCACGGGCAGTAGCCGAAGATCGCCACGCCGTCGCTGATGGCCAGCTGCAGCTGCTGCAGATGGTCGCTGAGATAAGCGATGCGGTAGTCGTCATAGACCTTATTCCCTGCTTCCAGCTCATCGTAAGCGCCGAGACCGTTTTCGGTGACGATCAGCGGCAGGTGATAGCGATCGTAGATCTCGCGGGCGGTGATGCGGAAGCCGACCGGATCGACGTACCAGTTAAACTGGTTTTTCTTCAGGTTCGGGTTGTTGGTGCCGATGTAGACACTGGCATCAATGCCGGCCATCTGCTGATCGGGCCGCTGGTCGCCTTCCCCTTCGCTCACTTCAGCGGCCACGGTGGCCGACGCGTAGTAGTTAA
This portion of the Erwinia sp. E602 genome encodes:
- a CDS encoding arylamine N-acetyltransferase, with translation MRISPPVLPTALSEKVLEKLGMTHYPAADRQSLDALYQVCSRHIPYDNLRRRIQLAARPAELPPLIAPERFFTDWLSDGVGGTCWEFQVALHALLSDCGFTLRYAMSTVQMPGQEGSLYYHGTLIADVDDQPLIFDPPLMLGEPLPLKPHSLEHPLWQSGVHFSDGSWCITWRPLGRPPVDCRLYHLNASAEEVLDQRETLRHLDYSHFFASTLIRALHADSISGIVKGEYIVRHADGHETRRPLSHSQQQRLLTEEFGISERLAVQVPAG
- a CDS encoding 6-phospho-beta-glucosidase, whose product is MSQQLPKDFLWGGAVAAHQVEGGWNEGGKGPSIVDVLSGGAHGVDRVITDGIDPAHHYPNHLAVDFYHRYKEDIALFAEMGFKCFRTSINWTRIFPNGDEQQPNEAGLQFYDDLFDELLKYNIEPVITLSHFEMPQHLVKEYGGWLNRKVVDFFVRYSEVVLQRYQHKVKYWMTFNEINNQRNWRYPLFGYCNSGVIFNDHEKPEQAMYQVLHHQFVASAQVVKLGHQINPNLQIGCMLAIVPLYPWSCHPDDVMFAQESMRERYLFGDVHLRGYYPSYILKEWQRKGYHIEMQPGDEQALREGCADYLGFSYYMSNAVQYSAKDSDGGRHIEGFLGSRPNPHVKASDWGWQIDPVGLRYTLNAFYERYQKPMFIVENGFGAYDTVEADGQINDDYRIAYLQAHIEQMKIAVLEDGVDLMGYTPWGCLDCVSFTTGQYNKRYGFIHVDKNDDGSGTMARSKKKSFGWYQRVIASNGAEL